The Ranitomeya imitator isolate aRanImi1 chromosome 6, aRanImi1.pri, whole genome shotgun sequence genome window below encodes:
- the TIMM21 gene encoding mitochondrial import inner membrane translocase subunit Tim21, whose product MTLCQSLWRAAVRRRPLLYYSPGYSAAHGSLFSLPHRGRAPSTGSCWVQPLFTGSGLSQVREQKRPTLQAKAEEAPPLTAAQKVTRAGADFTYLIVALIGAGVTGGLLYVVLTELFSSSSPSKIYGNAFEKCRIHPEVIGAFGEPIKAFGETTRRGRRQHVASTEYFKDGIKCLRLKFYISGSEPRLQGVVHVDLKENPESKKYEFQYIIVEVDTIPRRSIIVEDNRHMH is encoded by the exons ATGACTTTGTGCCAGTCTCTGTGGAGGGCTGCGGTGAGGAGGCGGCCGCTGCTCTACTACTCACCCGGTTACAGTGCCGCACATGGCAGCCTGTTCTCACTGCCCCACCGCGGGAGAGCGCCCTCCACCGGCAGCTGCTGGGTGCAGCCCCTGTTCACAGGCAGCGGCTTGTCCCAGGTGCGGGAGCAGAAGCGCCCGACGCTGCAGGCCAAGGCAGAAGAGGCCCCTCCACTGACCGCCGCCCAGAAAG TGACGCGAGCTGGAGCAGACTTTACCTATTTGATTGTGGCGCTGATCGGAGCGGGGGTTACAG gaggacttTTATATGTGGTGTTAACAGAACTGTTTTCTTCTTCAAGTCCAAGTAAAATATATGGAAATGCTTTTGAGAAGTGCAGAATCCACCCAGAG GTTATTGGCGCATTTGGTGAGCCCATCAAGGCATTTGGAGAGACCACAAGGCGTGGAAGAAGACAACATGTTGC GTCCACTGAGTACTTTAAAGATGGCATAAAGTGCCTGCGATTGAAGTTTTACATTTCGGGTTCAGAGCCAAGATTACAAGGTGTTGTGCATGTTGATTTGAAAGAG AATCCAGAAAGCAAGAAGTATGAATTTCAGTATATAATTGTTGAAGTGGACACTATTCCTCGCAGATCTATTATTGTGGAGGATAATCGTCATATGCATTAG